One part of the Symphalangus syndactylus isolate Jambi chromosome 1, NHGRI_mSymSyn1-v2.1_pri, whole genome shotgun sequence genome encodes these proteins:
- the NEIL2 gene encoding endonuclease 8-like 2 isoform X1: MPEGPLVRKFHRLVSPFVGQQVVKTGGSSKKLQPASLQSLWLQDTQVHGKKLFLRFDPDEAMGPPGSSPPPEPPQKEAQKEGATDPKQVGEPSGQKTPDGSSQSAQLVPQGEDDSEYLERDAPAEDAGRWLCVSFGLFGSVWVNEFSRAKKANKRGDWRDPSPRLVLHFGGGGFVAFYNCQMSWSSSPVVTPTCDILSEKFHRGQALEALGQAQPVCYTLLDQRYFSGLGNIIKNEALYRAGIHPLSLGSVLSASRREVLVDHVVEFSTAWLQGKFEGKPQPTQVYQKEQCPAGHQVMKEAFGPQNGLQRLTWWCPQCQPQLSEEPEQRQFS; encoded by the exons ATGCCAGAAGGGCCGTTGGTGAGGAAATTTCACCGTTTGGTCTCCCCCTTTGTGGGTCAGCAGGTGGTCAAGACAGGGGGCAGCAGTAAGAAGCTACAGCCCGCCAGCCTGCAGTCTCTGTGGCTCCAGGACACCCAG GTCCATGGAAAGAAATTATTCCTTAGATTTGATCCAGATGAAGCAATGGGGCCCCCTGGCAGCAGCCCACCGCCAGAGCCTCCACAAAAAGAAGCGCAGAAGGAAGGGGCTACGGACCCAAAGCAGGTCGGGGAGCCCAGCGGGCAGAAGACCCCTGATGGATCCTCACAGTCTGCACAGCTTGTCCCCCAGGGCGAGGATGATTCTGAGTATTTGGAGAGAGACGCCCCTGCAGAAGATGCTGGGAGGTGGCTGTGTGTCAGCTTTGGTTTGTTTGGCAGCGTTTGGGTGAACGAGTTCTCCAGAGCCAAGAAAGCCAACAAGAGAGGGGACTGGAGGGACCCTTCCCCGAG GTTGGTCCTGCACTTTGGTGGTGGTGGCTTCGTGGCATTTTATAATTGTCAGATGTCTTGGAGCTCTTCCCCAGTGGTCACACCCACCTGTGACATCCTGTCTGAGAAGTTCCATCGAGGACAAGCCTTAGAAGCTCTAGGCCAGGCTCAGCCTGTCTGCTATACACTGCTGGACCAGAGATACTTCTCAGGGCTAG GGAACATCATTAAGAATGAAGCCTTGTACAGAGCTGGGATCCATCCCCTTTCTCTTGGTTCAGTCCTGAGTGCCTCGCGTCGGGAGGTCCTGGTGGATCACGTGGTGGAGTTCAGTACAGCCTGGCTGCAGGGCAAGTTCGAAGGCAAACCGCAGCCCACACAGGTCTACCAGAAAGAACAGTGCCCTGCTGGCCACCAGGTCATGAAGGAGGCGTTTGGGCCCCAAAATGGATTACAGAGGCTCACCTGGTGGTGCCCACAGTGCCAGCCCCAGTTGTCAGAGGAGCCAGAGCAGCGCCAGTTCTCCTAA
- the NEIL2 gene encoding endonuclease 8-like 2 isoform X2 codes for MPEGPLVRKFHRLVSPFVGQQVVKTGGSSKKLQPASLQSLWLQDTQVRLVLHFGGGGFVAFYNCQMSWSSSPVVTPTCDILSEKFHRGQALEALGQAQPVCYTLLDQRYFSGLGNIIKNEALYRAGIHPLSLGSVLSASRREVLVDHVVEFSTAWLQGKFEGKPQPTQVYQKEQCPAGHQVMKEAFGPQNGLQRLTWWCPQCQPQLSEEPEQRQFS; via the exons ATGCCAGAAGGGCCGTTGGTGAGGAAATTTCACCGTTTGGTCTCCCCCTTTGTGGGTCAGCAGGTGGTCAAGACAGGGGGCAGCAGTAAGAAGCTACAGCCCGCCAGCCTGCAGTCTCTGTGGCTCCAGGACACCCAGGTGAG GTTGGTCCTGCACTTTGGTGGTGGTGGCTTCGTGGCATTTTATAATTGTCAGATGTCTTGGAGCTCTTCCCCAGTGGTCACACCCACCTGTGACATCCTGTCTGAGAAGTTCCATCGAGGACAAGCCTTAGAAGCTCTAGGCCAGGCTCAGCCTGTCTGCTATACACTGCTGGACCAGAGATACTTCTCAGGGCTAG GGAACATCATTAAGAATGAAGCCTTGTACAGAGCTGGGATCCATCCCCTTTCTCTTGGTTCAGTCCTGAGTGCCTCGCGTCGGGAGGTCCTGGTGGATCACGTGGTGGAGTTCAGTACAGCCTGGCTGCAGGGCAAGTTCGAAGGCAAACCGCAGCCCACACAGGTCTACCAGAAAGAACAGTGCCCTGCTGGCCACCAGGTCATGAAGGAGGCGTTTGGGCCCCAAAATGGATTACAGAGGCTCACCTGGTGGTGCCCACAGTGCCAGCCCCAGTTGTCAGAGGAGCCAGAGCAGCGCCAGTTCTCCTAA